TGACGAGTGGCCCCTCCGAGGGCCGAATCTGCTGTGTCTGGCCGGACCCGTTCACCGAGACGTTCGCCACGGTCGCGTTCGGCTGCCGCACAGTCACATTCCCGGCGGTTCCATTGCCCGTCACAGACACGACTCTGGTCACAATTTCCGTGTTCCCGAGCGGATCGGCGGCGGTCACTGTGACTTCGTGACTGCCGGGCGAGGCGAAGGCCACGGTGATGTTCTCGCCGGTCAGGATCGTATCGCTCCCCACCTGCCACCGGACCGACTCGACGCCCTGATCGTCTGTCGTCCCCGCCGCGGAGAAAGTCACCGACTCGCCGACCGTCGCGTTCTCCGGACCGGCAACGGTGACGTTCGGTGCGGAATCGTCATAGAGGAACGTCCGCTGTCGGCCAAAGGAGTTCTCGTTACCGTTCTCGTCGGTCACCGACATCAGCAGCAGCGAGTACTCACCCTCCTCCGGGAACGTGTACTTTCGTGTGTACGTGATCGTGTTACCGGTGCGTTCGGTGAATCCCGAGATGTTGAGTGTGTCTAGCGATGGGCCGCCGACGGAGATTCGAAGCTGCTGTATCGGTTCGTGAATCCCAACAGAGATGCGGGCGGTGGAGCTATTGACGCGGCGTACCTCGAACGACTGGTACTTCGGCACGACGGCGTCCATCCCGGTGACGGTGACCGACTCGTGGGGAAGTTCGTTCCCCGCTTCGTCGGTGATACTGGCGGTGTCACGGAGGCTGACAGTGACGTTGTCTGTGTCGACTTTTCTCTCTAGCAGCAGGGAGACGCGCACCCCGGTCCTGTTTTCGCCGGAGGCGTTGATCGATGCGACCGAGACGTTCTCCACTCGACCCGCGGTTAGCTCGAAATCCGCTGCCTGAATCGTACTCGTGTCCACCGACCCACCGTCGTCGTACAGGGACACCTCGATAGTCGTCGCGTTGCCCCGCGTCGCATTGCCCCACTCCGGCGACTCGGTGTCTTCGGCCGCGACCGTGCCAGAAGCGACTGCAATGAGCAGCGGGAACAAAAGGAATACCGCGAGAAGCAGGAGCCACCGGCGACGACGCCTGGCCGACGGCGGCGTCTCTCGGGGGTGGCCGGTGGCACTCATGGTACATGAGTAGTCCGGCACCCGATATCAATGGTGCGCCACCATTACGAGAGGTGATAATCGCACGCGGGGTAACTACTGTGATCCCCGGGTCCGTTGGGTGTGGTATGAAAGTGCATATCGCGGCCGAGGCCACGCGCGACGAGGCGTCGGCCATCGCGGCCGCCGTCGCCGAACACACCGGCCGAACTGTGGAAGTGTACGTCGGCGACGATGAAACCCCGACGTTAGTCCGCGAGGTGACCGATGAAGATGGGGCCGAAGATACAGCCGTGGACGGCGATTCGGCGGACGCTGCACCGACGGAACGAGAGAAACGCCTCCGTGAAGAGATCGCCGACATCGAACGTGGCGGGCCGCAGAAGTACCGCGACCGCCTCACCGAGCAGGGGAAGCTGTTCGTCCGCGACCGACTCGAACTCTGGTTCGGCGACGATGGCCTGGACTTCGAGGACGGCCGGTTCGCGAACTTCGACTCGTGGCATCCCAGCAGTCCCGACGTGGACGACGAGGACGACCGGCTGCCGGCTGACGGACTCATCACCGGCGCGGGGACCTTCGAGGGCAGACAGGTACACGTCGCCGCCAACGACTTCACCGTCAAGGCGGGATCAATCGCTCGCCACGGCGTCGAGAAGTTCCTCCGACTGCAAGAGCGCGGGCTGAAGAGCGGACAGCCGTTACTGTATCTGGTCGATTCCTCGGGCGGCCGTATCGACCAGCAACGAGGCTTCTTCGCCAACCGCGAAGGGATCGGGAAGTTCTACTACAACCACTCGCTGCTATCTGGCGCGATTCCACAGATATGCGTCCTATACGGCCCGTGTATCGCTGGCGCGGCCTACACGCCGGTGTTCGCCGACTTCACCGTCATGGTCCGTGGCATGAGCGCACTGGCTATCGCATCCCCCCGAATGGTCGAGATGGTCACTGGCGAGGACATCGACCTCGAAACGCTCGGCGGGCCGGACCTGCACGCCCGTCACTCCGGCAGCGCGGATCTGGTCGCCGACGACGAGGACCACGCCCGCGAGCTCGTGGCGCAACTCTCACGTATCTGCCCGATAACGCTGACGAGAAACCGCCACGGACCGACGGGACCGCGCCGGCAGTTGACCCTGCGGGCCTCGACTCGGTCATCCCCGCAGAACCGAACAAAGGCTACGATATGCACCGAGTTATCGAACACATCGTCGACGCCGACTCCTTCTTCGAACTGCAGTCGGAGTACGGGGCCGAAATTCTGACTGGATTCGCCAGAGTCGACGGCCGGCCCGTCGGTATCGTCGCCAACCAGCCGAGCCAGCGGGCCGGCGCGATATTCCCTGATTCGGCCCGCAAAGCGGCCGGCTTCGTCTGGACCTGTGACGCCTACAACATCCCACTGCTGTACCTCTGTGACACGCCGGGATTCATGGCTGGCTCCTCCGTCGAAAAAGAGGGCATCCTCGAAGCCGGCAAGCGAATGATTTACGCCACCTCACAGGCCACCGTTCCGAAGCAGTGCGTCGTCGTCCGGAAGGCCTACGGTGCGGGCATTTACGCCATGTCAGGCCCCGCCTACGACCCAGAAACGACACTCGCGCTCCCGGGCAGCGAAATCGCGATTATGGGCCCCGAAGCCGCAATAAACGCGGTGTACGCGAACAAACTGGACGCAATCGGCGACCCGGAAGAGCGGGCCGAGCGCGAGCAGGAGCTACGCGAGGCGTACCGCGAAGGCATCGACGTCCACCGGATGGCGAGCGAAGTCGTCATCGACGAGATCGTTCCGCCGGGTGACCTCCGAGACGAAACCGTTGCCCGGTTTGACCTGTACGAGGATGTCGAAATGGACCGGCCCGAGAAGAAACACGGGACGATTCTCTGACTGTATTCGCGGCGGCCCATACACCCGTGCTTCCTGGGAGTAGACAGCCCCTACCCCATCCGTTTCAGTAGTAAACACTGTGTATTTAATACATTGGGTGAAAACAGGAAAACAGACCACGTGGGGGCGTGGTTGCGGAGGGTGACGTGTTCACAACGGACCGAACGGTCCCGATAGGGATCATCGACGGGTGGTGTAGCGCCCTGCTTGACGAACTTGCAGCCGTCGAGCGAGAGCTATGGCTGGTAGTCGCCGTGACGCTCATCATCGACGTGTGGCTGACACACGTCGGCCTCCAGCACGGCCTCCACGAGGGAAACCCCGTGATGCGGGCCGCGATAGAGACGTTCGGGATCGCCGTTCTCGGAGCGACGAAAGTCGGCGTTCTCGGGCTTGCAGGGCTGACCCGCCAGCTGCTGAACGAGCAGCGCGGCGTCGTCGTGCCGCTCGGGCTAGCGCTCCCGTGGGTGGCGGCCGTCGTGATAAACGCGGTCCTCTTGATTAGCCTGTAGCCGTCTCGGGGTTTCCGTCCTCCGATTTCAGTCGTCTGCACGCTGGACAAAGGCCGTCCGCTCGAACGTACAGACGAGCGTGTCGCCCTTGCTGCAGCGTCGACCTGCATCGTAGCGATACCACGGCCTCGTCGCCGGTCAGTCGCTTGTACAGGACCGCCGTTTCCGCACGGATCGTATCGCCATGGACGACTGTGCTCAATCGCCAGCAATCCATGTGGCCGACTAGTGCCGTTGTGGGTATCGCTCGTCTAGAGAATCCCATGGACGGCGGTACTCTTTTGCCCACAGTCTGAGACATTCCGCGTATGTCTCCAGAGGTAAACCCGTTTGAGAGTTTACAGGAGCAGATCGACGACGCGTCGGACTATCTCGAATATTCGACCGACGTGCTCGAACGGCTGAAACACCCCGAGCGAGTGCTGGAGACGAACCTCTCCGTGGAGATGGACGACGGCTCCGTCGAGGTGTTTCGAGCCTATCGCTCACAGTTCAACGGCGACCGAGGGCCGTACAAGGGCGGAATCCGCTATCACCCGCAGGTCACACGCGACGAGGTCAAGGCGCTGTCAGGCTGGATGGTGTACAAGTGCGCCGCCGTTAACATCCCCTACGGCGGCGGGAAAGGCGGTATCGAGATCGACCCGCGCCAGTACTCGGCCGACGAGATAGAGCGGATAACGCGGTCGTTCGCGAAGGAACTTCGCCCGATCATCGGCGAGGACCGGGACATCCCCGCGCCCGATGTCAACACCGGACAGCGCGAGATGAACTGGATCAAAGACACATACGAGACGCTGGAGAACACCACCGAGCCCGGCGTCATCACCGGCAAGGCCCCGGAGTCGGGCGGCAGTGCGGGCCGCGTCGAGGCGACGGGTCGTTCCGTGATGCTCACCGCACGCGAAGCGTTCGACTATCTCGGCAAGGACATCGAGGACGCAACCGTGGCCGTGCAGGGCTACGGGAACGCCGGCTCCGTCGCGGCGAAGCTCATCGAGGACTTGGGCGCGAACATTGTCGCAGTGTCCGACTCCTCCGGTGCCGTCTACAACTCCGACGGACTCGACGCACGCGACGCGAAGGCGTTCAAAAGCGAGACCGGGTCGCTAGCCGGCTACGAGGGCGCGACGGAAGAGCTGACGAACGAGGAGCTGTTGACGATGGACGTGGATCTGCTCGTTCCGGCGGCGCTCGAAAACGCCATCGACGGCGACCTCGCACGCGACGTACAGGCCGACATCGTCGTGGAGGCGGCAAACGGCCCGCTGACACCGAACGCGGACGACGTATTCACGGAGCGCGACGTGGCCGTGTTCCCTGATATCCTCGCCAACGCCGGCGGCGTCACGGTGTCGTACTTCGAATGGGTCCAGAACCGCCAGCGGTTCTACTGGTCCGAAGAGCGGGTCAACGACGAACTGGAGACCATCATTACGAACGCGTTTGACGACCTCGTCGAGACCTACGAGGAGACCGGCGCGCCGAACTTCCGGACGGCGATGTACGTCGTCGCCATCCAGCGCGTCGTCGCTGCCGCAGAGGAAGGCGGTATCTGGCCCTGACTCCGTCCCGGCATCGGTCGTGGCTATCGCGGGTGTTTTGCCGGCGCTTCCCCTACTGCGTGTATGAACGTTTACGAGCGGCAGGTTCGCGTCGAAGCCCCGCTGTCAGAAGTCTGGAAGTTCCACGCGACGGGCGATGGGCTGGTCGCGCTGACTCCCGACTGGATGAACATCCGCATCGAGGCGGAGCGGGGACCGGATGGCGAGCCGAATCCCGAGGAACTGACCGCCGGGTCGGTTGTCGAATCCTCAATCAAGCCGTTCGGCGTGCCGCCGCGCCAGCGCTGGGTCTCGAATATCG
The genomic region above belongs to Haloarcula hispanica ATCC 33960 and contains:
- a CDS encoding PKD domain-containing protein encodes the protein MSATGHPRETPPSARRRRRWLLLLAVFLLFPLLIAVASGTVAAEDTESPEWGNATRGNATTIEVSLYDDGGSVDTSTIQAADFELTAGRVENVSVASINASGENRTGVRVSLLLERKVDTDNVTVSLRDTASITDEAGNELPHESVTVTGMDAVVPKYQSFEVRRVNSSTARISVGIHEPIQQLRISVGGPSLDTLNISGFTERTGNTITYTRKYTFPEEGEYSLLLMSVTDENGNENSFGRQRTFLYDDSAPNVTVAGPENATVGESVTFSAAGTTDDQGVESVRWQVGSDTILTGENITVAFASPGSHEVTVTAADPLGNTEIVTRVVSVTGNGTAGNVTVRQPNATVANVSVNGSGQTQQIRPSEGPLVTSENGTLERLAASFPRNESATLTVRSRQPTPAFTTATGHTGVSRFDIDHGSVPAEDATFTFTVDRDALAAVDAEPDAVTLFRKDDGWTPLATDIAGRSESHIVYRADSPGFSTFVVGVEQTAATDMDAEAATTDSETSTAEPETTETQTEEPGQPDIVVTNATAVPSELGPGERTVIAVELENRGTASGDHNVIVALNTSILTTRTVTVPAGETRTTEFARSVPANKTGELMVDGQRVGNVTGGSGGLPIPALPSIGIPNPLSLWPDGIVGTVLGGLLGVAVGLYGVLKALAIYLGY
- a CDS encoding DUF5658 family protein; this translates as MVAEGDVFTTDRTVPIGIIDGWCSALLDELAAVERELWLVVAVTLIIDVWLTHVGLQHGLHEGNPVMRAAIETFGIAVLGATKVGVLGLAGLTRQLLNEQRGVVVPLGLALPWVAAVVINAVLLISL
- a CDS encoding Glu/Leu/Phe/Val family dehydrogenase, yielding MSPEVNPFESLQEQIDDASDYLEYSTDVLERLKHPERVLETNLSVEMDDGSVEVFRAYRSQFNGDRGPYKGGIRYHPQVTRDEVKALSGWMVYKCAAVNIPYGGGKGGIEIDPRQYSADEIERITRSFAKELRPIIGEDRDIPAPDVNTGQREMNWIKDTYETLENTTEPGVITGKAPESGGSAGRVEATGRSVMLTAREAFDYLGKDIEDATVAVQGYGNAGSVAAKLIEDLGANIVAVSDSSGAVYNSDGLDARDAKAFKSETGSLAGYEGATEELTNEELLTMDVDLLVPAALENAIDGDLARDVQADIVVEAANGPLTPNADDVFTERDVAVFPDILANAGGVTVSYFEWVQNRQRFYWSEERVNDELETIITNAFDDLVETYEETGAPNFRTAMYVVAIQRVVAAAEEGGIWP